From a single Brassica oleracea var. oleracea cultivar TO1000 chromosome C5, BOL, whole genome shotgun sequence genomic region:
- the LOC106343850 gene encoding NEDD8-activating enzyme E1 regulatory subunit isoform X2, giving the protein MDPKSSLETLETTSWWMRGVLVNQKPSLLFTLVIATQLVEDSVVKLDRICREANVKLVFVRSYGLAGFVRVSVKEHTIIDSKPDHFLDDLRLNNPWPELKSFVETIDLNVSDAVAHKHIPYVVILVKMADEWTQSHSGNLPSTREEKKAFKDLVKSKMISMDEDNYKEAIEAAFKVFAPRGISSEIQQISNDTCAEPSSNSSDFWVMVAALKEFVSNEGDGEAPLEGSIPDMTSSTEHYINLQKIYLAKAESDFLVMEERVKNILKKIGRDPNSISKPTIKSFCKNARKLKVCRYRMVEDEFSNPSVTEIQKRLADEDYSGAMGFYILLRAVDRFTANYNKFPGQFDGGMDEDISRLKTTALSLLTDLGCNGSVLPDDLINEMCRFGASELHVVAAFLGGIASQEAIKLVTKQFVPMLGTYIFNGIDHKSQLLTL; this is encoded by the exons ATGGATCCAAAGTCGAGCTTGGAGACCTTGGAAACAACTTCATGG TGGATGAGGGGAGTGTTGGTCAATCAAAAGCCAAGTCTGCT CTTCACTCTCGTTATTGCCACTCAG CTGGTGGAAGATTCAGTGGTGAAACTAGATAGAATCTGTCGAGAAGCAAACGTTAAGTTGGTTTTTGTTCGCTCTTATGGCCTTGCTGGCTTTGTTCGTGTCTCTGTTAAG GAGCACACCATAATTGACTCAAAGCCTGATCATTTTCTTGATGACCTTCGCTTGAATAATCCATGGCCTGAGCTTAAGAG CTTTGTGGAGACCATTGATCTAAATGTATCAGATGCTGTAGCGCATAAACACATACCTTACGTTGTCATTCTCGTGAAGATGGCTGATGAATGGACTCAGTCCCATAGTGGTAATCTTCCTTCTACCAGGGAAGAGAAAAAAGCATTTAAG GATTTGGTTAAGTCCAAGATGATATCTATGGATGAGGATAACTACAAGGAAGCCATTGAAGCCGCTTTCAAAGTCTTTGCTCCTCGTGGAATCA GCTCAGAGATCCAACAGATTAGCAATGATACTTGTGCAGAACCGAGTTCTAATTCCTCAGATTTTTGGGTGATGGTAGCGGCTCTGAAG GAGTTTGTCTCGAACGAAGGTGATGGAGAGGCACCCCTTGAAGGCTCTATACCAGATATGACATCGTCAACAGA GCACTATATCAATTTGCAGAAAATCTATCTAGCGAAAGCTGAGTCTGATTTTCTTGTCATGGAGGAACGAGTTAAAAATATTTTAAAGAAGATTGGTAGAGATCCGAACAGCATCTCAAAACCAACAATCAAGAGCTTCTGCAAGAATGCAAGAAAACTTAAA GTATGCAGATATCGAATGGTAGAGGACGAATTCAGCAATCCTTCTGTAACCGAGATTCAAAAGCGTTTAGCAGACGAGGATTACAG TGGTGCAATGGGATTTTATATCCTTCTTAGAGCTGTGGACAGGTTTACTGCCAACTATAATAAGTTTCCTGGCCAGTTTGATGG AGGGATGGATGAGGACATTTCTCGGTTAAAAACTACTGCCTTGAGTCTTCTTACCGACTTGGGATGTAACGGCTCAGTACTGCCCGATGACCTTATCAATGAGATGTGTCGCTTTGGTGCCTCTGAGCTTCATGTGGTTGCTGCCTTTCTTGGAGGAATCGCGTCCCAAGAAGCCATCAAG CTTGTGACAAAACAGTTTGTTCCGATGTTGGGGACTTACATCTTCAATGGCATCGATCACAAGTCTCAGTTATTGACATTGTAG
- the LOC106343850 gene encoding NEDD8-activating enzyme E1 regulatory subunit isoform X1, translating into MSEAKTKYDRQLRIWGEVGQAALEEASICLLNCGPTGSEALKNLVLGGVGSITVVDGSKVELGDLGNNFMVDEGSVGQSKAKSACAFLQELNDSVKAKFIEENPDTLIMTNPSFFSHFTLVIATQLVEDSVVKLDRICREANVKLVFVRSYGLAGFVRVSVKEHTIIDSKPDHFLDDLRLNNPWPELKSFVETIDLNVSDAVAHKHIPYVVILVKMADEWTQSHSGNLPSTREEKKAFKDLVKSKMISMDEDNYKEAIEAAFKVFAPRGISSEIQQISNDTCAEPSSNSSDFWVMVAALKEFVSNEGDGEAPLEGSIPDMTSSTEHYINLQKIYLAKAESDFLVMEERVKNILKKIGRDPNSISKPTIKSFCKNARKLKVCRYRMVEDEFSNPSVTEIQKRLADEDYSGAMGFYILLRAVDRFTANYNKFPGQFDGGMDEDISRLKTTALSLLTDLGCNGSVLPDDLINEMCRFGASELHVVAAFLGGIASQEAIKLVTKQFVPMLGTYIFNGIDHKSQLLTL; encoded by the exons ATGTCAGAGGCTAAAACCAAGTACGATCGTCAACTCAG GATATGGGGGGAGGTAGGGCAAGCTGCTTTGGAAGAAGCGAGTATCTGTTTGCTCAATTGCGGACCCACTGGCTCCGAGGCGTTGAAGAATCTCGTCCTCGGTGGAGTTGGGAGCATCACCGTCGTTGATGGATCCAAAGTCGAGCTTGGAGACCTTGGAAACAACTTCATGG TGGATGAGGGGAGTGTTGGTCAATCAAAAGCCAAGTCTGCTTGTGCGTTTCTTCAAGAGCTTAATGATTCTGTTAAAGCTAAGTTTATTGAGGAGAATCCGGATACGTTGATTATGACTAATCCTTCTTTCTTCTCTCACTTCACTCTCGTTATTGCCACTCAG CTGGTGGAAGATTCAGTGGTGAAACTAGATAGAATCTGTCGAGAAGCAAACGTTAAGTTGGTTTTTGTTCGCTCTTATGGCCTTGCTGGCTTTGTTCGTGTCTCTGTTAAG GAGCACACCATAATTGACTCAAAGCCTGATCATTTTCTTGATGACCTTCGCTTGAATAATCCATGGCCTGAGCTTAAGAG CTTTGTGGAGACCATTGATCTAAATGTATCAGATGCTGTAGCGCATAAACACATACCTTACGTTGTCATTCTCGTGAAGATGGCTGATGAATGGACTCAGTCCCATAGTGGTAATCTTCCTTCTACCAGGGAAGAGAAAAAAGCATTTAAG GATTTGGTTAAGTCCAAGATGATATCTATGGATGAGGATAACTACAAGGAAGCCATTGAAGCCGCTTTCAAAGTCTTTGCTCCTCGTGGAATCA GCTCAGAGATCCAACAGATTAGCAATGATACTTGTGCAGAACCGAGTTCTAATTCCTCAGATTTTTGGGTGATGGTAGCGGCTCTGAAG GAGTTTGTCTCGAACGAAGGTGATGGAGAGGCACCCCTTGAAGGCTCTATACCAGATATGACATCGTCAACAGA GCACTATATCAATTTGCAGAAAATCTATCTAGCGAAAGCTGAGTCTGATTTTCTTGTCATGGAGGAACGAGTTAAAAATATTTTAAAGAAGATTGGTAGAGATCCGAACAGCATCTCAAAACCAACAATCAAGAGCTTCTGCAAGAATGCAAGAAAACTTAAA GTATGCAGATATCGAATGGTAGAGGACGAATTCAGCAATCCTTCTGTAACCGAGATTCAAAAGCGTTTAGCAGACGAGGATTACAG TGGTGCAATGGGATTTTATATCCTTCTTAGAGCTGTGGACAGGTTTACTGCCAACTATAATAAGTTTCCTGGCCAGTTTGATGG AGGGATGGATGAGGACATTTCTCGGTTAAAAACTACTGCCTTGAGTCTTCTTACCGACTTGGGATGTAACGGCTCAGTACTGCCCGATGACCTTATCAATGAGATGTGTCGCTTTGGTGCCTCTGAGCTTCATGTGGTTGCTGCCTTTCTTGGAGGAATCGCGTCCCAAGAAGCCATCAAG CTTGTGACAAAACAGTTTGTTCCGATGTTGGGGACTTACATCTTCAATGGCATCGATCACAAGTCTCAGTTATTGACATTGTAG
- the LOC106343596 gene encoding 50S ribosomal protein L6, chloroplastic, which produces MASSVVTSFQPRSAFLGDRNVFKVSATPSAQVGYSRKTIQCKESRIGKQPIAVPTNVTIALEGQDLKVKGPLGELALTYPREVELIKEDAGFLRVKKTVETRRANQMHGLFRTLTDNMVVGVSKGFEKKLILVGVGYRATVEGKELVLNLGFSHPVKMQIPESLKVKVEENTRITVSGYDKSEIGQFAATVRKWRPPEPYKGKGVKYSDEIVRRKEGKAGKKK; this is translated from the exons ATGGCTTCCTCAGTCGTCACTTCTTTTCAACCCAG GTCAGCATTTTTGGGAGATAGGAACGTGTTCAAAGTCTCAGCCACGCCTTCAGCTCAAGTGGGTTACTCAAGGAAGACTATCCAGTGTAAGGAATCAAGGATAGGGAAGCAACCTATCGCTGTACCAACCAATGTAACCATTGCATTGGAAGGTCAAGACTTGAAAGTCAAAGGTCCACTAGGAGAGCTCGCGTTAACTTACCCACGCGAAGTTGAGCTCATCAAAGAAGATGCTGGTTTCTTGAGGGTCAAAAAGACCGTCGAAACTAGAAGGGCTAACCAAATGCACGGCCTCTTCAG GACGCTAACGGATAACATGGTAGTGGGAGTATCAAAGGGGTTTGAGAAGAAGCTGATACTAGTGGGAGTTGGTTACCGTGCAACCGTGGAAGGGAAGGAACTGGTTCTGAACCTCGGGTTTTCTCACCCGGTTAAGATGCAGATACCGGAGAGTCTCAAGGTGAAAGTGGAAGAGAACACGAGGATCACGGTGAGTGGATACGACAAGAGTGAGATAGGGCAGTTTGCTGCGACGGTGAGGAAGTGGAGGCCTCCGGAGCCGTACAAGGGTAAGGGAGTGAAGTATTCAGATGAGATTGTGAGGAGGAAAGAAGGCAAAGCTGGAAAGAAGAAGTGA